One window of the Leucobacter komagatae genome contains the following:
- a CDS encoding DUF11 domain-containing protein, whose product MFQTSRREPGGLHATPRAGRFWLVLIAALALAVGPTPIAAFADDAGANSTPSSDAAAPAGAPAPAPATAPSTAPAPAPAPEAAPAPAPAEPAVSEPAPQPEPPAAPEASAPPAAPAPVVEQAPAQAPASEQPAAGDQVPDVPTAAPAPTTNQSTADPGTPTTLQRQAPAARGQDKVEICHATGADGKWVENSPAKSGDLNGHVGHQDGRDIIPPFTYVEAGVTHEFAGQNWDEEGQAIYNNGCKTPKTPDPDPEYETPVVALEVTQCVATDGVVPAEMMANLSKLTAGEQYRVSVAKDGGEPVVLPLVTASGVSMSVSVPVTGVGAYVVSVSRVGAADSESAGTKSVVVKPCPETPPKEKVTICHATGADGKWVENSPDKSGDLNGHVGHQDGRDIIPPFTYVEAGVTHEFAGQNWDEEGQAIYNNGCKTPKDPEPDPEPELRIIADQCLAFGGTLPTQFEVFFEDTVVGRDYSLTVSKDGVARPAQIVRGAGAEGSIMIDTAGAGNYEVTLSYGEVTASVSVEIVPCPQADFDLALTKAATVDDGVAEVGDTIRYTLTVSGSGANEALNPTVTDALPTGLAFAGGVSAPDGWIVDGGATVTASYSGAFSGEAVISFDAMVTAAPQNGELVNRACVTSDGAAAEPEPEIAVRGDSALATSREVSGEEPSEGSGDSNPGNDCGEATTPVRSVEVAGAAACLNDTPWFNYSVTPAGISDPESLPISIIWWSPEAYAARDASIAAADHAAIMADGAAKVETLPYPAGWVSGQPLTGSVLWPGATVDAAGDPTGWPGWTQRADGTWFEDPAAPFYNLRGETVVEIRINPTAAATTVYPPATPDCNARPPVTEPPVTQPPTGVVPVAKPVVKPSPLAAQAPAPAARIADTGSGGPGTLGLAGAGLLVAGAVLSLLRLRRHGSVTKS is encoded by the coding sequence ATGTTTCAGACATCTCGCCGAGAACCCGGTGGGTTACACGCAACACCGAGGGCGGGCCGGTTCTGGCTCGTCCTTATTGCGGCACTAGCGCTGGCAGTTGGTCCGACGCCGATCGCCGCCTTCGCAGACGACGCGGGAGCGAACTCAACGCCGAGCAGTGACGCAGCCGCGCCGGCGGGTGCCCCCGCGCCAGCTCCAGCGACGGCGCCCTCGACGGCGCCCGCGCCCGCCCCGGCTCCCGAGGCAGCGCCTGCGCCCGCCCCCGCGGAGCCAGCGGTTTCGGAGCCCGCGCCGCAGCCGGAGCCTCCCGCGGCCCCCGAAGCTTCGGCACCTCCTGCCGCCCCAGCGCCAGTGGTGGAGCAGGCACCAGCTCAGGCTCCCGCCTCGGAGCAACCTGCAGCCGGTGATCAGGTCCCGGACGTCCCAACAGCGGCCCCTGCACCGACGACAAACCAGTCGACCGCTGACCCGGGAACCCCAACCACCCTGCAACGTCAGGCCCCGGCCGCGCGCGGCCAGGACAAAGTAGAGATTTGTCATGCGACGGGTGCTGATGGGAAGTGGGTTGAGAATTCGCCCGCGAAGAGCGGCGACCTGAATGGGCACGTCGGGCATCAGGATGGTCGGGACATTATTCCGCCGTTCACGTATGTCGAGGCTGGCGTGACGCATGAGTTCGCCGGGCAGAACTGGGATGAGGAGGGGCAGGCGATCTACAACAACGGTTGCAAGACCCCGAAGACTCCCGACCCCGATCCCGAGTACGAGACCCCTGTTGTGGCCCTTGAAGTGACGCAGTGTGTGGCGACTGATGGCGTGGTTCCAGCCGAGATGATGGCGAACCTGTCGAAGCTGACGGCGGGTGAGCAGTACCGTGTGTCAGTTGCGAAGGACGGTGGTGAGCCGGTGGTGCTGCCGCTGGTGACGGCGTCGGGGGTGTCGATGTCGGTGTCGGTTCCGGTGACGGGTGTCGGTGCGTATGTGGTGTCGGTGTCTCGGGTGGGTGCTGCCGACAGTGAATCGGCCGGGACGAAGTCGGTCGTGGTGAAGCCGTGCCCCGAGACCCCGCCGAAGGAGAAGGTGACGATTTGTCATGCCACGGGTGCTGACGGAAAGTGGGTCGAGAACTCACCTGACAAGAGCGGCGACCTGAACGGGCATGTCGGGCATCAGGACGGCCGGGACATCATTCCCCCATTTACGTATGTCGAGGCTGGTGTGACGCACGAGTTTGCTGGGCAGAACTGGGACGAGGAAGGGCAGGCGATCTACAACAACGGTTGCAAGACGCCCAAGGACCCGGAGCCCGACCCTGAACCCGAGCTGCGCATTATCGCCGACCAGTGCCTCGCCTTCGGCGGCACCCTGCCGACCCAGTTCGAGGTGTTCTTCGAAGACACGGTGGTCGGGCGCGACTACTCGCTCACAGTCAGCAAGGACGGCGTTGCCAGGCCCGCACAGATAGTCCGGGGCGCGGGTGCTGAAGGGTCGATCATGATCGACACCGCTGGCGCCGGTAACTACGAAGTCACCCTGAGCTACGGCGAAGTGACGGCGAGTGTCTCGGTGGAGATCGTGCCGTGTCCACAGGCCGACTTCGACCTCGCGCTCACCAAGGCAGCGACGGTCGACGACGGAGTCGCTGAGGTTGGCGACACGATTCGTTACACCCTTACGGTATCGGGAAGCGGCGCCAACGAAGCGCTAAACCCGACGGTGACTGACGCCCTGCCCACCGGCCTCGCCTTCGCAGGGGGTGTGAGCGCTCCGGACGGCTGGATCGTCGACGGTGGCGCGACCGTCACCGCGTCCTACTCCGGAGCGTTCTCAGGCGAGGCTGTCATCTCCTTCGACGCGATGGTCACCGCGGCGCCGCAGAACGGTGAGCTCGTGAACCGAGCCTGTGTGACGAGTGACGGAGCGGCAGCCGAGCCGGAGCCAGAGATCGCGGTACGCGGCGACAGCGCGTTGGCCACCTCCCGGGAAGTGAGCGGCGAAGAACCAAGCGAAGGATCCGGGGACTCGAACCCGGGCAACGACTGCGGCGAGGCGACCACCCCGGTGCGAAGCGTTGAGGTCGCCGGAGCGGCGGCGTGCCTGAACGACACCCCGTGGTTCAACTACTCGGTGACCCCCGCAGGCATCAGCGACCCCGAGAGCCTTCCGATCTCCATCATCTGGTGGTCGCCCGAGGCATACGCGGCGCGTGACGCCTCGATCGCGGCCGCAGATCACGCCGCGATCATGGCAGATGGGGCCGCGAAAGTGGAGACCCTGCCGTACCCGGCAGGCTGGGTGAGTGGGCAACCGCTCACCGGCTCGGTGCTCTGGCCGGGAGCGACGGTCGATGCCGCGGGTGACCCGACGGGTTGGCCGGGCTGGACGCAGCGCGCCGACGGGACCTGGTTCGAGGACCCCGCGGCACCGTTCTACAACCTTCGGGGCGAGACCGTCGTCGAGATTCGGATCAACCCGACGGCCGCCGCAACGACGGTCTACCCGCCGGCGACCCCCGACTGCAACGCCCGACCGCCAGTGACGGAGCCGCCGGTGACGCAGCCGCCAACCGGTGTGGTTCCCGTTGCGAAGCCCGTGGTGAAGCCGTCGCCGCTTGCGGCGCAGGCGCCGGCCCCCGCGGCACGGATCGCCGATACCGGTAGCGGTGGGCCCGGCACGCTCGGCCTCGCCGGAGCGGGCCTGCTCGTGGCAGGGGCGGTGCTGTCGCTGCTTCGTCTCCGCAGGCACGGATCAGTGACGAAGAGCTAG